CCCTGGCTTGGGCGGGCAGGTAACGCCAACCCTGGCTTTCGGCCACCGACTTTCGCGCTGATGCGGCGTCTGTAGACACTTGGAGCCCCTCCACCGCACACTGCGGTACCTCGGTCTCTTATGAGGCACGAGGGATTCTGACGCAATAGATATTTTGAATTTTATTAAAATGCTTATTGGAGCGGCTACGGCGACACCGGCGCCATTTGGCGCACCTTGCGGCAGTCAGCCTGGACCAGGACCGGCTTTCCATCGGCGAACGGATGAATCTCCAGGCTAAATTCACCAAGCTGACTGTAAATGGGATCGCCAGGCTCGGGGCAGATGGCGCCTGCGGCCTGGAGCCGGTAGACGGCCGGCCGCAGCTGCAGCGCGTCGGCGGTTTTTGCCGGCATTTCCAGTGCGACGACAATGCCTGGGGGGGCGACGTCGATCGCGGTAATGCGCCACCCCGGAACCGGCGGGTGGGTCTCGTAGAACGCTGCTAGCTGGTCGCGCAACCCGGCGAGCCTGGCCCTTTCCGCATCATCGGCCCAAGGTCTGAGCTGCCAATACAGGATGCCGCCCAGAATGATCACCCCGGCTGCAATCCAACCCATGCGCGTGAGTGAACTGTTCCCTGCCATGGAAACCTCCATCTGACTGCATGTTGCCAATGCCATTTAGATAGGAACGATGCGGCGGGATACACGTGCTTATTCGTGCTGCGGGGCTGCCGTCAGGTAATGACGGCTTCACGCACGCGCACCCGTCCGCTGAGATATTCGTTGAGCGGCCTGAGCGCGGGAATGTGGCTGAAGATCACGTTCATCACCACTGTGATCGGTACGGCCATCAGCGCGCCGGGAATGCCCCACAGCCAGGTCCAGATCACCACTGACAGGAATACGATGACGGGGTTGAGGGTAAAGCGGCGGCCCAGCAGGCTGGGGGTGATGAAGCTCGCCTCGAGCATATTGGCGACGGTGTAGATGGCGGGCGCAAGCAGCGCGTCGCCAATGCCGGAGAACTGCAGCAACGCGGCGACCGTGACCAGGCTGAGCCCGATCAGAAATCCGATATAGGGAATGAAGTTGAGAATGGCGACGGTGATGCCCCAGAACAGCGCATTGTTCAGGCCGATGGCATAGAGGCCGCCGCCGACCACCGCGCCCAGCGCCACGTTGATCAGCAGGATGGTGATAAGGTATGAAGATACCTCGCTCTCGATCTTGTTGATGATGGACACGACGGCGCGCTTGTCGTGGAATGTGGGCATCAGCCGGACGGTTTTTTCCTTGAACATGTCGCCGGCCGCCAGCAGGAAATACAACAGCACCAGCATCATGGCGAGATTGACGCCGATATGCTGGATGCCGCCGGCAATGCGCTCCATCATCGATGGCGAAGCGGCAACGATCGTGGTCGTCCGCTTCTTCCGGTCGGTGTTGGTCAGGTTCATCACATCGGCGGACGCCTTCTCCACCGTGGCGACGGACTCGCGCATCGGCCTGAACTTGCGCTCAAGCTGCTTGGCGATCTTGGGCGCCCGGTCGATCCAGTCGATGGCCGGTTTGCTGACGGCCGTCACGGCAAGCGCGGCCACGCCAATCAGTGTCGCGAGGACGATCGCGGCGAGCAGGGGCGATGGCACGCCCCGCCGCGCCAGCGGCCGGATCAGCGGCGCGAAGGTAAAGCCCATGAGGACCGCGCCGACCAGCGGGATGAATACATCGGCTGCAAAATACAGGCTTGAGACGACCGCGCAGACGAACAGTCCGATGAGCGATATGTAGGCCCAGCGTTGCAGCTTTTCTGTCGGAAGCGGTGTTGGCATCATCGGGCAGGAACCGGTTTGAGGAGCGGCACAATAGCACCACGCGTCGTGACCGCCCGCAATAACCGACCGATCTGCTCGCGAACGCGTCAGAACGCCGCCAGTTCCGCTCGAGGGCTAGAGTTCCCGGGCGTTGAAGGTGTCGCAGGCATCCATGGTGCCCGTCTGCATGCCCTGTCGAAACCAGCGCACCCGCTGGGCCGAGCTGCCGTGGGTGAA
The sequence above is drawn from the Emcibacter sp. SYSU 3D8 genome and encodes:
- a CDS encoding AI-2E family transporter, which encodes MPTPLPTEKLQRWAYISLIGLFVCAVVSSLYFAADVFIPLVGAVLMGFTFAPLIRPLARRGVPSPLLAAIVLATLIGVAALAVTAVSKPAIDWIDRAPKIAKQLERKFRPMRESVATVEKASADVMNLTNTDRKKRTTTIVAASPSMMERIAGGIQHIGVNLAMMLVLLYFLLAAGDMFKEKTVRLMPTFHDKRAVVSIINKIESEVSSYLITILLINVALGAVVGGGLYAIGLNNALFWGITVAILNFIPYIGFLIGLSLVTVAALLQFSGIGDALLAPAIYTVANMLEASFITPSLLGRRFTLNPVIVFLSVVIWTWLWGIPGALMAVPITVVMNVIFSHIPALRPLNEYLSGRVRVREAVIT